The DNA sequence TGTTTATCTCTTCTGGAGCCTCTGTACATGGAGAAATGTGTACTCAGAGACTGAGACAGAGACTTAGGAATCATTCTGAAGCATACATTTTTCATGGTGGTACTCTGCTTCAAAACCTaagatgaaataaatgaatatatttttaaaaaacctgagATGATTTCTTATACTTGTATGATATTTTGAATAATTCACAAACTGTTCTCTGAATATTTTATCAGTTATCCAACAGTCTTTAACTGACCCAGAATTATGCTACAGCCCCACAGAATTCCCATCCATTTCCTTAGCAGTCAAGGAGTTGGCACCCATTGGTGAGCTTCTCTGCATCTGCACCTTGACCTAAAGAAAAGTCATGTGATCAGAgattataattaattattaatcacTAAAGGACTCTGTGACAGTTGGTCATAGAGACAACCTGGGTAATTACTTCATCTTTGGTGAGTTAGTCCAGGATCTATactcctatgggacacagaatcTCAGGGATGGTCAGAAGGAAGAATTGATAAGTGATGAAACAGACATAGGTGGTGAATACAGAGGTTATTACTTGCTGTACCTGTAATGAATAAAAGGGATGCAAGTCTTGGGTCATGGCCTTTCAGTCAATCTCAGACACTCCAGGTGAGttttgaggaaagaaattgagCTGGTGCCTTACTGTCCTCCCACCCTGAGAGTCGTGATTTACTACACAAAGTGGTATTCTGCAGCACAAATTTTAAGCTGTGATACCTTCTCTATTTGCCATATTTCTGCCTCTGAAGACTTTGCTACATTGTAGAAGTATTTCTATTCATGATCAATctttataatcattttaatgCTAGGGTTTATTACTATTAATTCCTTGCAACATATTCTTCCAAGACCTCTTAACATAACAACAGTTCTGTGAGATGGGGTTCAATGCCACAGTTTTTAAGCCTTGTACTACCTTACTTTCAACTTTGGAATCTTAATAAATTGAAACAGGTTACCTATCAAAGATTATGATTGAATTTGTCCAGGGATCTTGATGACCTATTTTTAATGCAATATATACATTGACCCTCAAGTGAATCTACTGACTACAGCCCATTGATGCTGAGTATTGACATCACCTAGATGctcatttaaaatgtagaaaCTGAGATACAGAACCAGGAACAGTGTTTTTACTGGATTAAGATGCCTTATATGTTCATGAAATGTTAGAAACATGGCTTTTAGTGATTCTTATGGACAGTCCAGGTTGAGAACTACAGGTGTATCAGCTGAAGATGTGAGTATCAGTGGGTCATCAGTGGCAACACACGCAGGTTGAGTCTCTGTTTGTGTTCCCTCTACACACCCCAGCACATGTCATGCATCTTACTCTTTTACAAGGAAgtataatttgaagaaacaagcTGCATGATTTCCCTCAAATATCCCTTCCCTACATAAGTCAACACCATAATATCCAACTGTACAAACTGTTAATGCAGCTGCATTAAACACCATCAGCAGGAAGATCTCAGCACCTCAATTACAGAGTTTCAGTGAAAGAGCTTTCCAAATCTGTTAATGCTCCTGCACAGTTTTCTTGCTGATTTGAGACATACCGGGGTTTACTAGTGCAGGTTGCCCAGAAGAAAAAGAGGtgtaggggggtgggggaggatgtgtatgtgtgtttttcatttttttcatatgtgcatacaatgtttgggtcatttcttcccccttccctctgccccctcacTTTCTTTTAAAGATTATTGAAGACTGATAAAtcctatgtatatatgcatggcAAGCCACGGAACTGGAGTCCCTTGGAAGAGTGTATGTCACATTCTTGAGTCCCAAGGATATCTAGGGCCAGAattcttctgcattttttttattaagtCCTTCAACTGATTGTTGAAGCTTATCACATTATGTAGGATAAACTACTCTAATCTAAATTTACTTGCTTACATGTGAATAACATTGTAAAAATGCCTTTGTAGTAATATCTAGAACTGCTATGTAACATATACTTGCTATCAGGGCCTAGATAAAATGATGTACAGTATGAAAGATATCATATAGTGTAGACATCTGAGGAAAACTCAGGTGAAGTTTTGAAAAGATGTatgcttcttttttcatttttcccacaatTTCTTTAATGCCACTCATATTTTTCCTGTTATCAATATCAATAACTTCATACGAATTGAACCATAGAGATTTTATTTTGGATAATCAGTATTAAAATAAGTCCTATATCATATGTACCCTAACATTTTTCATAAATGCcaaataatgtaaaaatttagTGCCAAATAGTTAAGTTTACCAAATTTATGTTCAGGGAGTATTTATAAGAGATAGTTTTTATTACATATGGGTAGTTtgcctttaaaaatgaaggaatttgTGTCTCAGCTGAAACATAGTCAAAAAATATGCATATACACTGTTCACATCCAGGCACCATGCCAGATACTGGCCTGCTGCAGTCGTGCAGCCAGAAGTAAACTTTCATGCATGGAGTTTATAGCTTGGTAGGAAATCAGCTATAAACAATTGATGAATGCCATTGAGTACTATGGATGAGTACAGGATGTTGTGGGAACATAGCAGCAGGTTTCACTTGATTGGGAAGAAGAGTAAGTTGTTGAGCAAGTGTCATGTAATACCCATGAAGAGGGGTGCCATGTGAAGAAGCAACAgaagaaacaaagtgataggCAAATAAAACCTCAAGGGATTGTAGACAAGATGCAGGAAATCAGGACTTTCAACCCCAGCCTTAATTCAAAGTAGAATGCATATGTCATTGTGGAGACATATGAAGTTGTGGCAGTAGGCAAAGTTCAGGTGTTAAAGCATCAATTGTgtcctttgcatttattttaggagCAATGACAACCTTGAAGCAGTATTCAGATTTTGATCTGTCATGCTGTAAATAAAGCAATTTAAGATACAGATTATTGCGGCTTCGAAATAGGGACAAGAATTCAGTGTTCTCTTCAATAGTCCAGGAAAGATAAGGTGTCTTCCTGTTCTAGGAATATGGTCCTGTGGTAAGGAGGGGGCAAACTAGCAGAAGAATGAAGAAGAGAATCTAGTACATGCTAGATTTGaagtaaaagtgaaagaaaggaatgaatgaatgaaattaaaggtCTCTCATTTAATCCTGAACTCTTTTGGGTAAATTAGAGAAGAATATGAAGTTGGGAGAGAGGAAAATGAGATCATGAGTTTCTTTTCAGATCTATTGAGCTTAACTTGCCTGTGACACACCCAAGAGAAGACAAGTATGAAGCAATCGGAACATTTATACCTGCATTTTAACTGGTGTTGTAAGACATtgaagacagatttttttcttgggaGTCTATGTAGAAATACAAGCAGATAGGCATCTCAAGAATCCTTCAAGACCATCAATGTATAAGATACTGATAGAAAAGGAACCAATAACTGTTTCCTAGGATGACTGGTCAGTcatataagataaaaaaaattctacattgtGTCTCAGAAGCTAAGAGAAAAAATCTTAGGAAATTATACAGTACTGAAAGATATTAATGACAGTTCCAAAAAGTCATTAAATGTATAGACATTATATACATGTGACATTTAGAAATTATTGAGGTAAGGGTGAGATCGGTTATTGAGAACACAGAACATGTACATGGaaatatgttctttttatttacattttaaagtcacaatattcttttctcttaaaGATTTTGGAGACAGAAGAGTATGACAGAAAGGAACCAAACTATCACCTTAGAGTTCCTTCTTTTGGGCTTACCAATCCTGCCAGAACACCAAGACCTGTTCTGTGTCCTGTTCCTGGCCATGTATCTTACAACCATCCTGGGAAATCTCCTCATAATTGTCCTCATTCTACTGGACTCCCATTTCCACACaccaatgtatttttttctcagcaaCTTGTCCTTGTCTGACCTCTGTCTTTCCTCTGTGACCATTCCTAAACTTTTGCAAAACATGCAGAGCCAAGTGTCCTCCATCCCCTATGCAGGATGCCTGATACAAAtgtatttcttcctattttttgctGACTTAGAGAACTTTCTTCTTGTGgccatggcctatgaccgctatgtggccatctgctgCCCCTTGCACTACTCCAGCATCATGAGCCCCAAGCTCTGTGTGTGCCTGGTGATGCTCTCCTGGGTGCTGACCACATTCCATGCCATGTTGCACACAGTGCTCATGGCCACATTGTCTTTCTGTGAGAACAATGTGATCCCCCACTTTTTCTGTGACATGTCTACTCTACTGAAGCTGGCCTGCTCTAACACTCAAGTAAATGAATTGGTGATATTCATTATGGGAGGGTTGCTTGGTGTCATTCCTTTTTTACTTATCATCATGCCCTATGCACACATTGTATCATCCATCCTCAaggtcttttctttccttggcATCCACAAGGTTTTCTCCACCTGTGGCTCTCATCTGTCTGTGGGTTCAGTATTCTATGGGACATGCTTTGCTATCTACTTATGTCCATCAGCTGATAATTCTACCATGAAGGAGAATATCATAGCTCTGATGTACATGGTGGTGACTCCTATGTTGAACCCCTTCATCTATAGCCTGAGGAACAGAGACATGCATGGTGCCCTGAGAAGACTCCTTTGTAAGATTGAAATTCCCTTCTTCCTATGAGGGTAACACTTgagatatttacaaaatattcttcagcAAATGTACTAATGTTAATTTGGAATATTATTCCAGATGTTTTCCTCACCAtgggagctttttaaaaaagagcgCAGTGCATAATTTTTTCATGCATAAAAGAAAGGATGTTCAGTGGAGTACTTGAAATAGAAACATGATCTTGATGTCCTGGCTATGCCATCCTCTTTGTCTTGCTCAGGTGATCCTAGAAAACTGTAGTGTACAAGCTACTGTTTCATGTGATCTCATTTCTTAGAGTCTTCATTTATCTCAGTAATTTTTCAattcatccccccaccccctcaataaccagcagaaactattttgcccttatttctgattttgttgtacagagagtataagcaataataggaaggaacaagggtttttgctggttgagataaggatagctatacagggagttgactcacattgatttaatGTGcgggtgtgttaccttctaggttaattctttttgacctcaccttttctctagttcctggtccccttttcctattggcctcagttgcttttaaggtatctgctttagtttctctgcgttaaaggcaacaaatgctagctaattttttaggtgtcttacctatccttacccctcccttgtgtgctctcgcatttatcatgtgctcaaagtccaatcccattgtagtgtttgcccttgatctaatgtccacatatgagggagaacatacgatttttgttcttttgggccaggctaacctcactcagaatgatgttctccaattccatccatttaccagcgaatgataatatttcgttcttcttcatggctgcataaaattccattgtgtatagataccacattttcttaatccattcgtcggtggtggggcatcttggctgtttccataacttggctattgtgaatagtgctgcaataaaagagggtatgcaggtgcctctggagtaacctgtgtcacagtctttaggTATATCCACAAggctggtattgctggatcaaatagtagatcaatgtttagctttttaagtagcctccaaattttttaccagagtgtttacactcccaccaacagtgtaagagggttcctttttaccacatcctcgccaacatctgttgtttgtgttgttgctaaatatggctattctaacaggggtgatgtagaatcttagcgtggttttaatttgcatttcctttattgctagagatggtgagcattttttcatgtgttttttgaccatttcaatttcttctttgaagaaagttctgtttagtttacttgcccatttctttattggttcattagttttgggagaatttagttttttaagttccctatatattctggttatcagtcatttgtctgatgtgtggctgacaaatattttctcccactctgtgggtgttcgtttcagtttagagaccatttcttttgatgaacagaagctttttaattttatgaggtcccatttatctatgctatctcttagttgctgtgctgctggggtttcattgagaaagttcttacctatacctactaactccagagtatttcctactctttcctgtatcaactttagagtttgtgatctgatattaagatccttgatccattttgagttaatcttggtatagggtgatatacttggatctagtttcagtttttttcaaactgctaaccagttttcccagcagtttttgttgaagaggctgctatttctccatcgtatagttttagctcctttgtcaaagacaagttggttatagttgtgtagcttcatatctgggtcctctattctattccactggtcttcatgtctgtttttgtgccagtaccatgctgtttttatcattattgctttgtaatatagtttgaagtcaggtatcatgatacctacagcatttttcttttaaacatgtagattacttttgggagtatagacatttttactatgttgattctaccaatccatgagcatgggaaatctctccactttctatagtcttcctcaatctctttcttcagaagtgtatagttttccttgtagaggtctttcacatcttttgttaggtttgcacctatgtatttgacttttttttgaggctattgtaaatggaattgttttcatacattctttttcagtttgctcattgttagtgtatagaaatgctaatgatttttctatgttgattttatatcctgctaccttgctatagctattgatgatgtctagaagcttctgagttgagttttttgggtctttaaagtgtaggatcatgttgtctgcaaacagggatattttgacagtttcttttgtattccttttattccttcttcttgcctaatggctctggctaggaattccagtactatgttgaataggagtggagatagtgggcatccttgtctggttcctgattttagagggaatggtttcagtttttctccattaagtataatgctggctgtaggtttgtcatatatagcttttataatgttgaggtactttccttgtattcctagttttcttagagcttttatcatgaaatggtgttggatcttctcaaaggctttttctgcatctactgagatgatcaagtggttttttctttgcttctgttaatgtggtttattatgtttattgattttcatatgttgaaccatccctgcaaccctgggatgaagcctacttggtcgtggtgaataatctttttgatgtgttgttgaattcggtttgccattattttgttgaggatttttgcatcagtgttcattaaggagattggcctatagttctcctttttggaggtgtctttgcctggttttgggataagtgtaatactggcttcataaaatgtgtttggcagttttccttccctttctatctcgtggaacagtttaaggaaggttagtatcagttcttctttaaaggtctgatagaattcagcggagaatccatcaggtcctggacttttcttttgggcgagactcttggttgctgcttcaatttcattgtgtgttacagatgtattcaggtgattaatttcctcttggtttagttttggatgatcatatgtatctagtaatctgtccatttctttaagattttcaaatttatttgaatata is a window from the Castor canadensis chromosome 11, mCasCan1.hap1v2, whole genome shotgun sequence genome containing:
- the LOC109680882 gene encoding olfactory receptor-like protein DTMT, which encodes MTERNQTITLEFLLLGLPILPEHQDLFCVLFLAMYLTTILGNLLIIVLILLDSHFHTPMYFFLSNLSLSDLCLSSVTIPKLLQNMQSQVSSIPYAGCLIQMYFFLFFADLENFLLVAMAYDRYVAICCPLHYSSIMSPKLCVCLVMLSWVLTTFHAMLHTVLMATLSFCENNVIPHFFCDMSTLLKLACSNTQVNELVIFIMGGLLGVIPFLLIIMPYAHIVSSILKVFSFLGIHKVFSTCGSHLSVGSVFYGTCFAIYLCPSADNSTMKENIIALMYMVVTPMLNPFIYSLRNRDMHGALRRLLCKIEIPFFL